One window from the genome of Echinicola vietnamensis DSM 17526 encodes:
- a CDS encoding YceD family protein: MIKFWRAFDIDIIKLNEGTHEFSFTVNDEFFEQIKDNDLIKKGNLEAKVLLKKEVNLLEATFIIDGTVELTCDRSLEKFDQALHTSEKIIYKYGPEEQEINEEIFMITRDTPKINVAQLIYEFIVLALPIKKIHPDYRDEEEMEGEGRLVYWSDEQDEGAEENDASELDPNDQIDPRWEALKNIKKKD; the protein is encoded by the coding sequence ATGATTAAATTCTGGAGAGCTTTTGACATTGACATCATCAAACTCAACGAGGGAACACATGAGTTTTCCTTCACGGTGAATGATGAGTTCTTTGAGCAAATCAAGGACAATGATCTGATAAAAAAAGGAAACCTGGAGGCTAAAGTCCTTTTAAAAAAGGAAGTCAACCTCTTAGAGGCAACATTCATAATAGATGGCACGGTGGAGCTTACGTGTGACAGAAGCTTGGAGAAATTTGACCAAGCCTTGCACACATCCGAAAAGATCATCTATAAATACGGGCCGGAAGAACAGGAGATCAATGAAGAAATCTTCATGATCACCAGGGACACCCCCAAGATCAATGTTGCCCAATTGATTTATGAGTTTATAGTACTTGCATTGCCCATCAAGAAAATTCATCCGGATTATCGGGATGAAGAAGAAATGGAAGGCGAAGGCAGGTTGGTATATTGGTCAGACGAGCAAGATGAGGGAGCCGAGGAAAACGATGCTTCTGAGCTTGATCCGAACGATCAGATAGATCCCAGATGGGAAGCATTAAAGAATATTAAGAAAAAAGATTAA
- a CDS encoding leucyl aminopeptidase family protein: MLTAIRLLDSPGNLLHQSGVIFISSEHDLEQVPVDSTKTAFVKSQLWEKNKSQVHFSSENSQLVFVKAKDHDSSSYQLEQARKAGAASWKILKETEKPRVFYFGKSEKLLLAFLEGVVLASYKFSKYKSSKGQAPTSLEVCADITDESSLEELVTVCLATFVARDLVNEPVIYLNAEQLGNEIEKLGKSYGFSTEILDESKISSLKMEGLLAVNAGSELPPTFSVMHYKPSAGKKFKKPVVLVGKGVVYDTGGLSLKPTPNSMDFMKADMAGAAAVIGTLCAVAKLGLPVEVIGLVPATDNRPGYNAITPGDIITYPNGKSVEILNTDAEGRLILADALIYASKYDPKLVIDLATLTGAAAAALGKEGAVMMGNAYDEEKGFLKIAGKEVCERLVEFPLWEEYGDQLKSSVADIANIGGPTAGAITAGKFLEHFTDYNWIHIDIAGPSFIKTGESYKPTGGTGFGVRLVTQFLKNISN; the protein is encoded by the coding sequence ATGTTAACCGCCATAAGATTACTAGACTCTCCGGGAAATCTTCTCCATCAAAGCGGAGTGATATTTATATCCAGTGAGCATGACCTGGAACAGGTACCCGTAGATAGTACCAAGACTGCCTTTGTTAAATCACAGCTATGGGAAAAGAATAAGTCACAAGTACACTTTTCAAGCGAAAATAGCCAATTGGTGTTTGTCAAGGCCAAGGATCACGACAGTTCCAGCTACCAACTGGAACAAGCCAGAAAAGCCGGAGCTGCCAGTTGGAAAATTTTAAAGGAGACAGAAAAACCACGTGTTTTCTATTTCGGCAAATCAGAGAAATTATTATTGGCTTTTTTGGAAGGGGTGGTACTTGCCTCTTACAAATTTTCAAAATACAAATCTTCCAAAGGACAAGCCCCCACTTCTCTTGAAGTCTGTGCAGACATCACCGATGAAAGCAGTTTAGAAGAATTGGTAACCGTCTGCCTGGCCACTTTTGTGGCAAGGGATCTGGTCAATGAGCCCGTGATATACCTCAACGCCGAGCAGCTCGGTAACGAAATCGAAAAATTAGGAAAAAGCTATGGGTTCAGCACCGAAATACTGGACGAAAGCAAAATCAGTTCGCTCAAAATGGAAGGGCTCCTCGCGGTCAATGCAGGAAGTGAACTTCCTCCTACATTCTCGGTGATGCATTACAAACCTTCTGCTGGCAAGAAATTCAAGAAGCCTGTCGTGCTGGTTGGAAAGGGCGTCGTTTATGACACTGGCGGCCTTAGCCTAAAACCCACGCCAAACTCCATGGATTTCATGAAGGCAGACATGGCCGGTGCAGCAGCAGTTATCGGCACCTTATGCGCAGTTGCCAAACTAGGGTTACCGGTAGAAGTCATCGGCTTGGTACCCGCGACTGATAATCGCCCGGGCTATAATGCCATCACTCCTGGAGACATCATCACCTACCCTAATGGCAAGAGCGTAGAAATCCTCAATACGGATGCAGAAGGCCGATTGATCCTTGCAGATGCCCTGATTTATGCCTCAAAGTACGACCCTAAATTGGTCATTGACCTGGCCACCCTTACCGGTGCAGCCGCTGCTGCCCTGGGCAAAGAGGGCGCCGTCATGATGGGAAATGCCTATGATGAGGAGAAAGGGTTCCTTAAAATTGCCGGCAAGGAAGTATGTGAACGATTGGTAGAGTTTCCCCTTTGGGAAGAATATGGAGACCAGCTTAAATCGTCCGTGGCAGACATCGCCAACATTGGAGGGCCTACTGCCGGAGCCATTACTGCTGGAAAGTTTTTGGAACACTTCACGGATTATAACTGGATCCATATCGATATTGCAGGACCATCGTTTATCAAAACAGGAGAAAGCTACAAACCTACTGGAGGCACAGGTTTTGGGGTCAGGCTGGTCACTCAGTTTTTAAAAAACATTTCAAATTAA
- the rsmA gene encoding 16S rRNA (adenine(1518)-N(6)/adenine(1519)-N(6))-dimethyltransferase RsmA — MEKVRAKKHLGQHFLKDLGIAEKIALSVTGHMGVKKVLEIGPGMGVLTDFLLQGDWELFLVDIDKESIAYLHQKYPQLSEHIIDADFLKYDFGKVIEGDYIVAGNFPYNISSQIFFKILEVRNKVPEVVCMLQKEVAQRIASPHGNKEYGILSVLLQAFYDIEYLFTVPPTVFDPPPKVNSGVIRLKRNAVQTLECNEKLFFRVVKQGFSTRRKTLRNALKSMGLSEEMKNDPILDKRAEQLDVPAFISLTNKLELSWKK; from the coding sequence ATGGAGAAGGTCAGAGCGAAAAAGCACCTCGGACAACACTTCCTGAAGGACCTTGGGATTGCTGAAAAGATTGCCTTGTCAGTGACGGGTCACATGGGAGTCAAGAAGGTATTGGAAATAGGGCCTGGGATGGGGGTGTTGACCGACTTCTTGCTTCAGGGGGATTGGGAACTGTTTTTAGTGGACATCGACAAAGAATCAATAGCCTATCTGCACCAAAAATATCCGCAGTTAAGTGAGCATATTATCGATGCCGATTTTCTAAAATATGATTTTGGAAAGGTTATTGAAGGTGACTATATCGTAGCTGGTAATTTCCCGTATAATATTTCGTCCCAGATATTTTTTAAAATTCTGGAGGTACGGAATAAAGTACCCGAAGTGGTTTGCATGCTCCAGAAGGAGGTCGCTCAGCGCATAGCCTCTCCACACGGAAATAAGGAATATGGTATCCTGAGCGTGCTTTTGCAAGCCTTTTATGACATAGAATATTTATTTACGGTTCCGCCTACCGTCTTTGATCCCCCTCCAAAAGTAAACAGTGGAGTGATCAGGCTCAAGAGAAATGCGGTTCAAACGCTGGAATGTAATGAGAAGTTGTTTTTCAGGGTGGTCAAGCAAGGCTTTAGCACCAGAAGAAAGACGCTTCGAAACGCCCTTAAGTCCATGGGGCTTTCAGAGGAGATGAAAAATGATCCCATTCTGGATAAGCGTGCAGAACAGTTAGATGTCCCAGCTTTCATATCGCTAACCAATAAACTGGAATTGTCTTGGAAAAAATAA
- the rpmF gene encoding 50S ribosomal protein L32 → MAHPKRKISKTRRDKRRTHYKLTAPGLAQCPTTGEYHLPHRAYWLDGKLYYKGQVIIEKEVLA, encoded by the coding sequence ATGGCACATCCTAAACGCAAAATTTCAAAAACCAGAAGGGACAAGAGAAGAACGCATTACAAGCTTACCGCTCCAGGCTTAGCGCAATGTCCTACTACAGGTGAATACCACTTACCTCACAGAGCTTACTGGCTTGACGGTAAACTTTATTACAAAGGTCAAGTGATCATTGAAAAAGAGGTTCTTGCCTAA
- the mgtE gene encoding magnesium transporter: MEKIREFELSREYLESLKVSIEEENISGIRESLEGTNEADVASLLDELEMEEVLYVLRVLEHEFAADVLIELDEESQFKLVQEMESEELALLLDSMESDDAVDILHQLVVKDREDVISHLQEKEKAGHIMELLRYEEGSAGALMAKEFIKANLNWTVVQTIDEIRRQAENVEKIYSIYVVDNKESLLGRVALKKIILGSANTKIKDIFEEDIISVPTYMDEEEIAEIMRKYDLEALPVVNAKNKLVGRITVDDVLDVIREQAEEDMQAMTGISDDVEESDSVFRLSKARLPWLLIGIFGGLMGARIIGVFNDGLSKYIQLASFIPLITATGGNVGIQSSSLVVQSLAAKSVFAESIGKRFAKVLLVAMLNGIVLGAVVFGTVVFVYGNEVKFGIVVGFALFSVVLLASFMGTVTPIVLDKFGINPAMASGPFITTANDLLGLAVYFLVAMMLLNL; this comes from the coding sequence TTGGAAAAAATAAGAGAATTTGAGCTCTCGCGAGAGTATCTGGAATCCTTAAAAGTAAGTATTGAGGAAGAGAATATCAGTGGTATCCGTGAATCCTTGGAAGGCACTAATGAAGCCGATGTCGCTTCACTGCTGGATGAGTTGGAGATGGAGGAGGTGCTTTATGTGCTAAGGGTGCTAGAGCATGAGTTTGCCGCTGACGTCCTTATCGAACTGGATGAAGAATCTCAGTTTAAGTTGGTTCAAGAAATGGAATCTGAAGAACTGGCGTTGCTGCTGGATTCCATGGAGTCCGATGATGCGGTGGATATTCTCCACCAATTGGTAGTGAAAGACCGGGAAGATGTCATCAGCCACTTGCAAGAAAAAGAGAAGGCGGGGCATATCATGGAGCTCTTGCGGTATGAAGAAGGCAGTGCGGGGGCGTTGATGGCCAAGGAGTTTATCAAGGCCAACCTGAACTGGACCGTAGTGCAGACCATAGATGAGATCCGGAGACAGGCGGAGAATGTTGAGAAAATTTATTCCATTTATGTAGTAGATAACAAGGAGAGCCTTTTGGGAAGGGTAGCGCTGAAGAAAATCATCCTTGGATCTGCCAATACCAAAATCAAGGATATTTTCGAAGAGGATATCATATCCGTGCCCACGTACATGGACGAAGAAGAAATAGCGGAGATCATGCGTAAGTATGACTTGGAAGCACTTCCGGTGGTCAATGCCAAAAACAAACTGGTGGGAAGAATTACGGTGGATGACGTTTTGGACGTGATTCGGGAGCAGGCGGAAGAAGACATGCAGGCCATGACAGGTATTTCCGATGACGTGGAGGAGTCAGATTCCGTGTTTCGCCTTTCCAAGGCCAGACTGCCTTGGTTGCTGATCGGTATTTTTGGAGGGCTGATGGGGGCCAGGATCATTGGGGTATTTAATGATGGGCTGAGCAAATACATCCAGTTGGCTTCTTTCATTCCGCTGATCACTGCGACAGGGGGGAATGTAGGCATCCAATCCTCTTCCCTTGTGGTGCAATCGCTTGCGGCAAAGTCGGTATTTGCGGAGAGTATTGGAAAGCGATTTGCAAAAGTGCTGCTAGTGGCGATGCTGAATGGGATTGTATTGGGTGCGGTAGTGTTTGGAACGGTGGTGTTTGTCTACGGCAATGAGGTGAAGTTTGGGATAGTGGTAGGCTTTGCCCTGTTCAGCGTGGTGCTTTTGGCGTCGTTCATGGGGACGGTTACCCCGATCGTGCTGGATAAGTTTGGAATAAATCCTGCCATGGCTTCCGGTCCTTTTATTACCACCGCAAATGACCTTTTGGGCTTGGCGGTTTATTTTTTGGTGGCCATGATGCTGCTAAACTTGTAA
- the pdxA gene encoding 4-hydroxythreonine-4-phosphate dehydrogenase PdxA has product MNPKKNKPVIGITIGDINGVSAEVTMKALMDNRILKLVTPVIYAHGKALTFYRKHLKLEDFNFMQIRNIGEIHHKKVNVINVTEECPEVMPGTETSEAGKMALAALDHAISDIKDHNIDALVTAPLNKNNINSDSLKFVGHTEYLTEAFEAKASMMFMVSEDMRVGLVSGHVPLSQVIKNVTGNKIKLKLKIMLASLREDFGIEKPRIAVLGLNPHAGEDGLLGKEEIEIIQPAIREFKDKGHLIFGPYPSDGFFGMMHQKKFDGVLAMYHDQGLVPFKTLAFDNGVNFTAGLPIVRTSPDHGTAYNIAGKNLADEGSMRAAIFTAYDILSKKQPWEDDE; this is encoded by the coding sequence ATGAATCCAAAAAAGAATAAACCGGTAATCGGCATCACCATTGGTGACATCAACGGCGTCAGTGCAGAGGTGACCATGAAAGCACTCATGGACAACCGCATCCTGAAACTGGTCACCCCTGTGATCTACGCCCACGGCAAAGCATTGACCTTTTACAGAAAGCACCTGAAATTGGAAGATTTTAATTTCATGCAGATCCGAAACATTGGGGAGATCCATCACAAAAAGGTAAATGTCATCAACGTGACAGAGGAATGTCCTGAAGTCATGCCCGGAACAGAGACTTCCGAAGCGGGAAAAATGGCCTTGGCAGCACTGGACCATGCCATCTCGGACATCAAAGACCACAACATAGACGCGCTGGTAACAGCACCGCTAAACAAAAACAACATCAACTCAGATTCGTTGAAGTTTGTGGGGCACACAGAATACCTTACAGAGGCTTTTGAAGCCAAGGCAAGCATGATGTTTATGGTCTCTGAGGACATGCGCGTAGGATTGGTTTCCGGCCACGTCCCACTGAGCCAGGTAATCAAAAATGTCACCGGCAATAAAATCAAGCTAAAGCTGAAAATCATGCTCGCATCCCTGCGGGAAGACTTTGGCATCGAAAAACCACGGATCGCCGTATTGGGACTGAACCCGCATGCAGGTGAAGACGGACTCTTGGGCAAAGAAGAAATAGAAATCATCCAGCCTGCCATCCGGGAATTCAAGGACAAAGGGCATTTGATTTTTGGCCCTTACCCATCGGATGGATTCTTCGGCATGATGCATCAGAAAAAATTTGACGGTGTCTTGGCCATGTACCATGACCAAGGGCTGGTTCCTTTCAAGACCTTGGCATTTGACAATGGGGTCAACTTCACGGCCGGCCTACCGATCGTGAGGACTTCACCGGACCACGGCACCGCCTACAATATTGCCGGCAAAAACCTTGCAGATGAAGGCTCGATGCGTGCTGCCATCTTTACGGCCTACGATATCCTTTCCAAAAAACAGCCTTGGGAAGACGATGAATAA
- a CDS encoding beta-ketoacyl-ACP synthase III, with translation MEKTRAVITGVNGWVPDYVLTNKELESMVETSDEWITSRTGIKERRILKGEDKATSDIGANAIKGLLEKTNTNPEDIDLIICATVTPDMPFPSCANMISHKVGAKNSYSFDISAACSGFIYALTIGSQFIETGMHKKVIVVGADKMSSIVNYEDRTTCIIFGDGGGAVLLEPTTEEVGVMDSLHHSDGSGSPYLHIKAGGSLKPASEDTVKAKEHYAYQEGSTVFKFAVTNMAEVSAQIMAKNNLKGDDIAWLVPHQANKRIIDATANRMNVGPEKVMINIEKYGNTTAGTIPLCLWDYESKLKKGDNIILAAFGGGFTWGSVYLKWGYDPK, from the coding sequence ATGGAAAAAACTAGAGCTGTCATAACCGGCGTCAATGGATGGGTTCCGGATTACGTATTGACCAATAAGGAACTCGAGTCAATGGTGGAAACCAGCGATGAATGGATTACCTCTCGCACCGGTATCAAAGAAAGACGAATACTAAAAGGTGAAGACAAAGCTACCTCTGACATAGGCGCAAATGCCATCAAGGGACTTCTTGAAAAGACCAATACCAATCCGGAAGACATTGACCTTATCATCTGTGCCACCGTCACTCCGGACATGCCGTTTCCTTCTTGTGCCAATATGATCTCCCATAAGGTAGGGGCTAAAAATAGCTACAGCTTTGACATTTCTGCTGCTTGCTCAGGCTTCATCTATGCACTGACCATCGGCAGCCAGTTCATCGAAACCGGCATGCACAAAAAGGTCATCGTGGTGGGCGCGGACAAAATGTCTTCGATCGTCAATTACGAGGACCGAACCACCTGCATCATCTTCGGAGATGGTGGCGGAGCGGTTTTATTGGAACCCACCACAGAAGAGGTTGGCGTCATGGACTCCCTTCACCATTCTGACGGATCCGGCTCCCCTTACCTGCACATCAAGGCAGGAGGAAGCTTGAAGCCCGCTTCAGAAGACACGGTGAAGGCAAAAGAGCACTACGCTTACCAAGAGGGTTCTACCGTATTTAAATTTGCCGTAACCAATATGGCAGAGGTAAGTGCCCAGATCATGGCCAAAAACAACCTCAAAGGAGACGACATTGCTTGGCTGGTACCGCACCAAGCCAACAAACGTATCATTGACGCCACTGCAAACCGCATGAACGTGGGGCCAGAAAAGGTGATGATCAATATCGAAAAATACGGCAACACCACCGCGGGCACCATCCCACTGTGCCTATGGGATTACGAATCAAAACTCAAAAAAGGAGACAATATTATCCTTGCCGCTTTTGGAGGAGGATTTACTTGGGGCTCCGTTTATCTCAAATGGGGATACGACCCAAAATAA
- a CDS encoding 2-hydroxyacid dehydrogenase yields the protein MNILIIDEMHSSIIPLLEEKGFKVNYSPKITREEIEAIIADYEGLIIRSKTPMDKPLLEKAKKLKFIGRAGAGLDKIDLDFIQKQGIKLFHAPEGNRDAVGEHAVAMLLMLFNNLKKADSEVRQGVWDREGNRGEELQGKTVGIFGYGNMGKAFARRLSGFGVKVVAYDKYLDKYSDEYAAQVTFDQLQQQADVLSIHVPLTEETRNFFTEEVLAGFSKPFYLINTARGEVISMETLNAALEKGILKGALLDVLENEKLHTLNDVQKTAFEKLSVRDDVLFSPHIAGWTFQSYKKINEVLVSKISEAFLVK from the coding sequence ATGAATATACTGATAATTGATGAGATGCATTCCAGTATTATACCGCTACTGGAAGAGAAAGGGTTCAAGGTAAATTATAGCCCAAAGATCACCCGAGAGGAAATAGAGGCGATCATAGCCGATTATGAAGGATTGATCATCCGATCCAAGACCCCCATGGACAAGCCATTGTTGGAAAAGGCCAAAAAGCTGAAATTCATTGGAAGGGCAGGAGCGGGATTGGACAAGATAGATTTGGATTTCATCCAGAAGCAGGGCATAAAGCTGTTTCATGCGCCAGAGGGGAATCGTGATGCCGTAGGAGAACATGCCGTAGCGATGCTGTTAATGCTCTTCAATAACCTTAAGAAAGCGGACAGTGAAGTGCGCCAAGGAGTATGGGACAGGGAAGGCAATAGAGGCGAAGAACTTCAGGGAAAAACCGTAGGGATTTTTGGTTATGGTAATATGGGAAAAGCATTTGCGCGAAGGCTGAGCGGATTTGGGGTCAAGGTGGTGGCTTACGACAAGTATTTGGATAAATACAGCGATGAATATGCCGCTCAGGTTACCTTTGACCAATTGCAGCAACAGGCAGATGTCCTCAGCATCCATGTCCCCCTCACTGAAGAGACGAGAAATTTTTTCACGGAAGAAGTGCTGGCCGGTTTTAGCAAGCCATTTTACCTGATCAATACCGCGAGAGGAGAAGTAATCAGTATGGAAACCTTGAATGCTGCCTTGGAAAAGGGCATTCTGAAAGGCGCCTTGCTGGATGTACTCGAAAATGAAAAGCTTCACACGCTGAACGATGTCCAAAAAACGGCATTTGAGAAGTTGTCAGTGAGGGATGATGTTTTGTTTTCTCCGCATATTGCAGGTTGGACATTCCAGTCTTATAAAAAGATCAATGAGGTATTGGTAAGCAAGATTTCGGAAGCGTTTTTGGTGAAATAG
- the greA gene encoding transcription elongation factor GreA, whose translation MGQVQYYTEEGLKKLKDELQELKTKGRQDIAKQIAEARDKGDLSENAEYDAAKDAQGLLELKIAKLEGVIGNARVLDNSKMDTSKVGILCTVKIKNVKNGMTVAYTLVSEEEADLKANKISLASPFGKGLLGKKVGEIAQINAPAGVVEFEVLDITY comes from the coding sequence ATGGGACAAGTACAATATTATACTGAAGAAGGACTGAAAAAATTGAAGGATGAGCTTCAGGAACTGAAGACCAAAGGACGTCAGGATATTGCCAAGCAGATTGCTGAGGCAAGGGATAAGGGAGACTTGAGTGAGAATGCAGAGTATGACGCTGCCAAGGATGCTCAGGGACTTCTTGAGTTGAAGATAGCCAAGCTGGAAGGCGTTATTGGCAATGCCCGGGTACTGGACAATTCCAAAATGGACACGTCCAAAGTAGGGATTCTCTGTACGGTGAAAATAAAAAATGTTAAAAATGGCATGACCGTCGCTTATACTTTGGTATCGGAGGAAGAAGCCGATCTCAAAGCCAATAAGATTTCGTTGGCATCTCCTTTTGGAAAAGGGCTCTTGGGCAAGAAAGTTGGTGAGATTGCCCAGATAAATGCTCCCGCTGGTGTAGTGGAGTTTGAAGTACTCGATATTACCTACTAA
- the accB gene encoding acetyl-CoA carboxylase biotin carboxyl carrier protein: protein MKAKEIQELIDFISNSGLAEVKIETDEFKLSIKKNAETQVVKAAETAPSPAPSPAPAPASAPAPAASPAPEKEAPAADASNYVEIKSPMIGTFYTTPNPDADNFVSVGDSVKPGQTVCIIEAMKLFNEIESEVSGKIVKVLVENATPVEYDQPLFLVDPAG from the coding sequence ATGAAAGCCAAAGAAATCCAAGAACTAATAGATTTTATTTCCAACTCGGGTCTTGCCGAGGTAAAGATCGAAACGGACGAATTCAAACTGTCCATCAAGAAAAACGCAGAAACCCAAGTTGTAAAAGCAGCTGAAACGGCTCCTTCTCCAGCACCTAGCCCTGCGCCAGCCCCTGCCTCGGCACCGGCTCCTGCCGCATCACCTGCACCTGAAAAAGAAGCCCCAGCTGCGGATGCTTCCAATTATGTCGAAATCAAATCGCCGATGATCGGCACCTTCTATACTACGCCAAACCCTGATGCTGACAACTTCGTGAGCGTAGGAGACAGCGTAAAACCCGGACAGACCGTCTGCATCATAGAAGCCATGAAGCTTTTCAATGAAATCGAATCTGAGGTTTCAGGAAAAATCGTTAAAGTCCTTGTCGAAAATGCTACTCCGGTAGAATATGACCAACCGCTATTCTTGGTTGACCCAGCAGGATAA
- the accC gene encoding acetyl-CoA carboxylase biotin carboxylase subunit, which produces MFNKILIANRGEIALRIIRTCKEMGIKTVAVYSTADKDSLHVRFADEAVCIGAAPSRESYLNIPRVIAAAEITNADAIHPGYGFLSENAEFSKICEEYNIKFIGASSEMIDKMGDKATAKATMKAAGVPTIPGSEGLLDSIEQGIKIANEMGYPVILKATAGGGGRGMRIVREEKEFKKAWDDARQESGAAFGNDGLYLEKFVEEPRHIEIQVVGDNTGKACHLSERDCSIQRRHQKLVEETPSPFITDELRDAMGKAAIKGAEAIGYEGAGTIEFLVDKHRNFYFMEMNTRIQVEHPITEEVTDYDLIKEQIKVAAGIPISGQNYYPKLYAMECRINAEDPANGFRPSPGKINNLHLPGGRGVRVDSHVYAGYIIPPNYDSMIAKLIVSGQSREEVIVRMKRALEEFVIDGIKTTIPFHIALLEDEQFKAGNFTTKFLETFDFSVIKG; this is translated from the coding sequence GTGTTTAATAAAATACTAATTGCCAACAGAGGAGAAATTGCACTGAGGATTATCCGTACCTGTAAAGAGATGGGCATCAAAACAGTAGCCGTTTACTCCACAGCAGATAAAGACAGCCTTCATGTGAGATTTGCAGACGAAGCCGTTTGCATTGGTGCAGCTCCCAGTCGAGAGTCCTACCTGAACATCCCTAGGGTCATCGCAGCAGCCGAAATCACCAACGCTGATGCCATTCACCCCGGATATGGCTTTCTTTCGGAGAACGCTGAGTTTTCTAAGATCTGTGAAGAATACAACATTAAATTCATTGGTGCCAGTTCTGAAATGATCGATAAAATGGGGGACAAAGCCACTGCCAAAGCTACGATGAAAGCTGCTGGCGTGCCTACCATCCCGGGATCTGAAGGACTGCTCGACTCCATTGAGCAGGGCATTAAAATTGCCAATGAAATGGGGTACCCCGTCATTCTAAAAGCTACTGCTGGCGGTGGTGGCCGTGGCATGAGGATCGTCCGTGAAGAAAAGGAATTTAAAAAAGCCTGGGATGATGCTCGCCAAGAATCCGGTGCAGCCTTCGGCAATGACGGCCTGTATCTCGAAAAATTCGTGGAAGAACCACGCCATATCGAAATCCAAGTAGTCGGTGACAACACTGGAAAAGCATGCCACCTCTCCGAAAGGGACTGCTCCATCCAAAGAAGGCACCAAAAACTGGTGGAAGAAACACCTTCTCCATTCATCACGGACGAACTGCGGGATGCCATGGGGAAAGCAGCCATCAAAGGCGCCGAGGCCATTGGGTACGAAGGAGCAGGAACCATCGAATTCCTAGTGGACAAGCATCGTAATTTCTACTTTATGGAAATGAATACCCGTATCCAAGTAGAACACCCCATCACGGAAGAGGTGACCGATTACGATCTGATAAAAGAACAAATAAAAGTAGCAGCAGGCATCCCTATCTCAGGACAGAACTACTACCCTAAATTATATGCCATGGAATGTAGGATCAATGCCGAAGACCCGGCAAATGGATTCCGTCCAAGCCCTGGTAAAATCAACAACCTTCACCTCCCTGGAGGACGTGGGGTACGGGTAGATAGCCACGTATATGCCGGATATATCATCCCGCCAAACTATGACTCGATGATTGCGAAGCTTATCGTAAGCGGTCAATCCAGGGAAGAAGTTATCGTGAGGATGAAGCGTGCGCTAGAGGAATTTGTGATTGATGGTATCAAGACCACCATTCCGTTTCACATTGCCCTCTTGGAGGACGAACAATTCAAGGCCGGAAACTTTACTACCAAGTTCTTAGAGACATTTGACTTTTCGGTCATCAAAGGATAA
- the efp gene encoding elongation factor P has translation MASTADFKNGLCMEMNNDIWSIVEFQHVKPGKGAAFVRTKLKSLTTGKVLDKTFNAGEKITTARVERRPHQFLYADDLGYHFMDTTTFEQIPIEEKLIERADLMKEGQVVDILIHDETDTPLGVELPPFVELLITYTEPGIKGDTATNALKPATLETGATVMVPLFVDQDIVIKVDTRDGSYSERVK, from the coding sequence ATGGCAAGTACTGCAGATTTCAAAAATGGTTTATGCATGGAGATGAACAATGACATTTGGAGCATTGTAGAATTCCAGCATGTCAAACCCGGAAAAGGTGCTGCTTTTGTCAGAACCAAACTTAAAAGTCTAACCACCGGCAAGGTGCTGGATAAGACCTTCAACGCTGGTGAGAAGATCACTACTGCCAGGGTAGAAAGAAGGCCACACCAGTTTTTGTATGCAGACGACCTGGGGTATCACTTCATGGATACCACTACCTTCGAACAGATCCCTATTGAGGAAAAACTCATCGAAAGGGCTGACCTGATGAAGGAAGGTCAAGTGGTGGACATCCTAATTCATGACGAAACAGACACGCCACTGGGAGTCGAGTTGCCGCCTTTTGTGGAGCTACTGATCACTTACACAGAACCCGGCATCAAGGGAGACACCGCCACTAATGCATTGAAACCGGCAACCTTGGAAACCGGTGCCACTGTAATGGTTCCCTTATTTGTGGACCAAGACATCGTGATCAAAGTAGATACACGTGACGGATCCTATTCCGAAAGAGTAAAATAA